TACAGGCTACTATCTCTTACAGGCCGGTCGACTGTCAGGTCCTCGAGTTGGTTGATTTAAGGCCAATCCACTACACGAACACACGGAAATCTAGTGGGACGTGTTTATAGTACTTTATACTGTTTCGcgtttaaatttgaacaatttGAGTCTGGTagacaaaaacatttttgcgAGATGAACTCTATCAAGAAGTGAGTACGATATTCCAATGATTAGCTTGACAAATGGTTCCTTACATACTTTACaaatgtaattgaaaataCGTCCAagtgtatttgttttaattttttttcagaaatataCAAGACACATATGCCAAAGAATACCtggtaagtttatttatattctattaaatcGATTACTTAtatcgtatacaatatataatatgttacaattACGACAACATTATTTTAGGCACTTGATAAAAGAAATGATGGTAGGGAATTAATGAGCTTTCGAGATGCATCTCTAAATTTGAACACTATACATACAGCAGATGGATCAGCAGCAGTCAAAATTGGAAATACAGCTGTTGTTTGTGGCATTAAGGCAGtaagttgaattatttaattataactaagttttaaaattttatcaagtATTTTTGCTTTTATAGGAACTAGGTGTTCCTAAATCTGAAACTCCAGATATTGGATATCTTTTAGTAAATGTTGAACTACCTAgtctatgctataaaaaaattcgacCTGGAATTCCATGTGATGAAGCAATGCAAATGACTAGTTTCTTGAACGAAgtgtgtaataattgtaaaattctaGACTTACAACAATTATGTATTTCTGTAGATAAATTAGTATGGATCTTGTCGTGTGATGTCTATTGTTTGAACTATGATGGATCTGTTTTAGATGCATGCTTAATAGCCTTGTTATCAGCATTAAAAAcaggtatattaaaaagtatttaataccaatgttctttgattaaataattaattttttctgtaGTTAAGATACCAGaagtaaaatacaacaaaGAAACTGAAGAAACTATTGTCGTTGAAAATTACATTCCATTAAAAGTTAACAGTTTACCAGTATCATCAACCTTTGGAgtctttaatgaaaaatatattttagctgATCCAACTGAAGAAGAAGAGCAACTGTGTGTTAGTAAATTGACAGTTGTGACCAATGGTtccttattattttcattacacaAACCTGGTAAGCCACAAATGTATaagtttattcaaatattaaatgattgaaaaatcatttaaaatatgaaataggcaaaaaaattatttattgacaatCTTAAATTTCCTCATCAAGAACACATTTTAATCGATATGTACTTTGGTAATTGCtaggtaaattaatttcattgataCGTCCAAAAATGATAATGAAGCTTATCCattaaatgaacattttatttataagattgATGTCCTCACTAGCTTTTACGGATTTgtactataaatatgtatttaacttttaaatatttatatcaactttttataacgaaaaaaagcATTGGCCTCAAATCTGAAccctacttataagttatgaggcgatatcatttttaaattataataaaatactcttCATAGCAAAAGAATATAACTATTGTGCATTTGTGAATGACGCAGTTTCAAAACTAATACCGAGTTGCGTAAAAAATTTAGTGCCAATTACTCATGTTTAAgggatcattattatatattgatttattaaatatttgctaATTTCTCTTACAactcaatattaatttcttatagggattgtaataccattaattaaatatacaataatatattgtatatttaatcaatggtaatagtttatattaactataatgacacaagtttcataaataaaataaaatagttagttTATGTTTGCTTTAGTGCTTACTATGCAGAATTCCCACTACCTATAGTACAAtgtaattacacatttattcaaatgtattcatattagATTGCATAAacaatcattacattttaatgaatcaatagtaaactaataattcattaaattaatcaatgttTTTGACATTagtatgtttgaaaattgaatatacaattgtttatattttatataattgtcatATAATTTGATTGCTATTCAGttgaattttgttaattttgatgTTGAATACAACACTAAATATTTCTTAGGTCTAAATTTCTTCATCCCAGTTAgtgttaagttaaatattttacttgataTTGATTTTGACTTACATATTGATAGTTCATAAATAAtcttcatttatataatatataaaagcataaaatataattttattgtttatttttattttaggaggAGAATTCATAAAAGATGGTCagattcaaaattgtattagacATGCTCAGAAcagaacaaatacaatttatcaattaataaaagctgcacaataaaataattgttattacattattattttttaaacatatgtaattttatgcaatgtgCCTGtgcatatttgttatattgttatcactcaaaaaatttttttttaatttgaactcatagtataaaacaaaatgtgtaccattaaataactaaaaaatagttcttatattaataatctgaaaataacttttgtattaaaactaGCTGTGAAGTTTTAATAGACTAACCATAATgcatttttgtgtgtatagtCTTGATACTTAGTGAGATAGTGAGTCTTTTATTGGCCAGTTGTATAGACTCAACAGTTAACATTTggtatcaaaaatgttaatctacatattgtttaaatcTGTAACTGAtggttcaataaaatttttttagaaaaaaaattatatcacagTTTACAATGATTGTCTAATCAAGGTATCTGGCGTGAACAATTGTTAAGTCTCAGTAATCACTTAAGGTCAGATTTATATGTtaggataatttttattttaaaaatattataccatttattgCAGTTCCTATAAAATGCAGTAAAaggtaaaatacatttgataaatttttatattatatcttatagataaacatgtatattatagtaaacgtctttttaaaataaaataattgtatttaaagatgcaattcttctaatttaaactaataaagaacaaattatttatatttgtattcatatttaattgctttaaaacatattgaagttaaataaaaatgttaacagaatgtttttaaattctaatttatacaaattattaattattataaaattatattgtatattgtgtagatatattttatacctgtaTGTACTAAGTGTAATGAATGTTATTGTTACTttgattataactataaatagataaaatagtcATTAAgaaaaagtatacaaaaatacaagtaattttaattattttacaaagcaaaattaattaatatattatatattaaattacacaacTAATACTAAttagtgataaataaaaataaaatgatgttCTTTGTTTCATAcagaagaaataaaatatgaagttataaaaataatttatatatttatgaggtGCGTTTTCGTTTAGCAGCTTTGATATCTTCAGTATTTGAGAaagaagtataatttatttcttgaaATGAAACATCATTgttctacataataataaattaattaattatcaagtaaataattatgtaatctatatcattacaataaattatttaaactaaacgtattaatactatattaaatggaAAACAAACCTTAGCAGCCAGCTACTGTGCACAGTATCAACAAGTATGtgttacaatgtatatatgtgttttGTAACGATCAATCGTTTGGTgataatatgacaatatttgACAAAGATTGGTGTTAAGgttcttttttatattgaataaagcattagataatattatcatcttatGGTTTGTATAGTTAAtggaatatatatgtaattaaacatttattcacTAATACcagcttaatttaaaaaaattaaataattaggtatattatacctgATGTTGATTTTTGGACTCGTTTAATGATGCTGGATACAGTGTAATAACGGAATTTGGTAATGTAACctagaaaaatatacaaataataatatgaatgtatatatatattaaattatcatatttataaattaaaacacctAATACTGCATAATTCATAATGCATTGAaacctttttataattattttccttctgattttataaatatcaaatttctaTACcgagattttaatattaaaatgcataatttggCATACCTAAGCATTACATTacctataatttgtttaacaaGTTAACTGGAGCTTAAAACAATTGAACACTTATGTAAATGGTACatggttaaatttataattcttaatcaaataattaaagatagataaaataaaaaaactattaagtcAAAAATAAGCTCATTTGTGATTACCTAAGCCTATAAATATgcttaaactaatatttttaattaaaacacaattaaaattattgtattattgttacaattttaaacaaagaactggttataatttttttaaaacctataCACTGCTGAACTCTTAAGAATTATATTCTTGACAACTCTTAATTACAGTAGAATCTCGGTGATCTGGCTGTTTAATTATCCGATATGTCGGTAATCCGACTATATTAACCTATACATAccaatatgtatttgtatataaagttACTATCGTACACAATAAAACTAAGTAATATCAGATTAAATCCGaataaacctataaaatattttatttttattcagttaACGTTCAATaaggttattaattttttaatttttgaataagtaaaaatatgtttttatgtaagCCCTCATTAATCCGGCAGTAGTGTGGTCGGATACCGAgattttactgtaaaaataacttaaattgtatataattatatatttgcaaatctaataaagaacaataatcaatatgttggttttttttctcagaattctaattatttaaatatttttaaaatgacagttcaaaaaacaaatttgctaaaatatttagttattgagTTGTGCACAAAAATCAATGTAAATACCATGTtctatatattcaattataaatcaattttactgattttttttttatttctatgggGATAAGTCACAGATATTTTACTTTGGCAGAGATTAAGTAGCTCAgacatctaaaataaaaacttccctcaacatattattcaaaaccaCTTTGAATAGATTAAGGCAATTCAtaatctaaaaacaaattattttagccttaaaatgaaataacgcAAGCTATTCtacatttgaaaatagttaattaatatatagtttcagaatatttttttttgtactattgtctttaaatattttaatacatataatattattgaaaaaaaaacatcaacatTTGAGTTAGTCCTAAACTAGATGTAAAGATATttagtgtaaattattatgattaaaaagatgtcaatattttttttttttagtttatattttctattagtaaatttgaataattatataaacaacataCTTGTAAGTTAGGCAAACAATCTATATTTGTAGTTGAATTATCATCAACTTGTGTAGTCTCCTGATATGTAGTATTAGGATCATTTAGAAATGTTTCTTCAGTTATATCAGCTATTAGAGGCAATTTATCTTTGTTAATAGTGATTTCTGAACCTTTCAGACAAATTGAATTACGATGGACATGTTTTACAACTGTTATATTCGTCATTGCATCATCACGAGAACTTAAttctgatttattattatcttttacaaaattgtacaTAGGTGATCGACTGTTTATGCtcgtattatcaaataatgttTCCAgtgaaatatcatttttttccaaacattttttatgatcaGTTTTTAATTGTGTAACTGATTTAGATAGCACATTTTTGCTGCTTATACTATGATCTTTAAattgttgtacatttttgGATGCTAgttgataatcattatttaaagtatcagatgaaaaaattgttttatatcttgGTACAAATGACATTACAGTTGTAGTGCTTGGTACTGGTGATAATGCTGAACACTGTTCTAATGATACTACAGTAACATTATTTGATACTGatggtattatattagaaaaactTGATACTAAAGGTACTTCTTTAGCTGAAAATGAATCTGCAGATACTGTGTTTGTCGACAATGATTCAACTTTACGCggaattgatttttttgattcaaaaGCTTGAActcgttttttctttttttgatcTGTATTAACtcctgtaaaattaaatatatttttttttcttatagtgAAACTCAAATTTAGcagatacatttttacattttttaattaaataattcttgaacaaattatatttcattttaatttgattctcATCGAGCAtttgaagtttttttattttataatacaatggtACTTAGAAGATCTGttagtttttactataataataataattattattattatagtaaaatacaagaataatgagaaaaattaatattttaatttatttattatgtatattatgtacaatttattaaaatgtcatttaAACTGATTAACCTATTAACATgtgaattaatacaaatacataaatatataaaaataaataaaattacctaaattttttggtaatgtttttgaactaccaaaattaatatttttcttctttgaatccatctataaaaaaatatgtataaatatatttgaataatgataatcattacttacaaaactaaatactaaatagta
This sequence is a window from Rhopalosiphum maidis isolate BTI-1 chromosome 1, ASM367621v3, whole genome shotgun sequence. Protein-coding genes within it:
- the LOC113548198 gene encoding exosome complex component RRP43-like; translation: MNSIKKNIQDTYAKEYLALDKRNDGRELMSFRDASLNLNTIHTADGSAAVKIGNTAVVCGIKAELGVPKSETPDIGYLLVNVELPSLCYKKIRPGIPCDEAMQMTSFLNEVCNNCKILDLQQLCISVDKLVWILSCDVYCLNYDGSVLDACLIALLSALKTVKIPEVKYNKETEETIVVENYIPLKVNSLPVSSTFGVFNEKYILADPTEEEEQLCVSKLTVVTNGSLLFSLHKPGGEFIKDGQIQNCIRHAQNRTNTIYQLIKAAQ